Genomic segment of Chitinophaga varians:
TAAAGCTGCTGGTTTTAAGAATAATATTACAGATTCCATTAATGTAATGGGATCTACTTCTTGAATTACCGGGCTATTGTCGCCGGTGTTTAAGAAGTGAAAGGTGTTTTCCCTTAAATCTTTTATTGCTATACAAACGAGCTGAAGCATTTGGTAGTACTCAACCCAATTTTCAGTAAATGCCGGAAGGGAGAAATTATCCAGTAGATATTCTATCCCATTTAAAGGCGCGCCGAGATCATGGTTGACGGCTTTCATAAAGTCTTTCATTTTACGCAGCTCGATCTGGAGATACTGATTGGTCTTGTTGAGGGATTCTATTTCCCGCTGGTGAGTTTCGTCATTCTGCATCCTATCTTTATGCTCAGCAGGTAGAAGAGGAAAGGTTTGATTCATTAGAATAGAGTTTTTTTAATGTCATTGATGAAATGAGAACGGCTGGGAGTTTGCGCGGGCTGATCTTAAATAAACGAATTTGCTGCACAAAAGGTTTTGACTGATAATCAATGAATAATATAAAAAGTCTACCTTTTTTGATTTTTCGTTTATGGTAAATATACTAAATAAATACATGCCTATAGGCATGTATTTATTGTTCAGGGGTTTGTGATTTTCCGTGTCAAAAGAATGTATGGCAGAACTATCGGCTATTGATCGATATATAATAGATAAGGTAAGGGAGTTTAGAGAGGCAAAGAAGTATAGCCAAGAGCATCTTTCTTTATTAGTTGGTAAGGCAGAGGGGTATATTGGTAATGTCGAAAGCCCTAAGCGCGGGAAACATTATAATACAAAAATGCTTAATGAGTTGGCGAAAGCCCTGGAATGTTCACCCAAAGATTTCTGGCCGGATCAGCCGCTATAAAGTAAAGGTCACCAGTTCGAACTGGCGACCTTTACAATTGTAAATAAGAATAATTGCGATTGTGCAGAATATTAGCGAAAGAATGGTGAGTGATGTTATTTTGACGTTTTTGGGCGTCTGTCAGGCAATTTCTGCTAATTTTCGTAAATCAAACACAAATAAGTTCGAGTTTTGTATGTAAGT
This window contains:
- a CDS encoding helix-turn-helix domain-containing protein, coding for MAELSAIDRYIIDKVREFREAKKYSQEHLSLLVGKAEGYIGNVESPKRGKHYNTKMLNELAKALECSPKDFWPDQPL
- a CDS encoding sensor histidine kinase, with the protein product MNQTFPLLPAEHKDRMQNDETHQREIESLNKTNQYLQIELRKMKDFMKAVNHDLGAPLNGIEYLLDNFSLPAFTENWVEYYQMLQLVCIAIKDLRENTFHFLNTGDNSPVIQEVDPITLMESVILFLKPAALARDIVLKLSISDKTPDKITSDPTRLNRIVTNLTSNAIKFSHRGTTVLLSATENDGNCVLSVKDEGIGIPEDKLQTIFEAGVRLDKDAPGLGVGLHISRTFAEQLTGTLTVKSQLNCGSTFTLTLPKEYAAQH